The following nucleotide sequence is from Podospora bellae-mahoneyi strain CBS 112042 chromosome 1 map unlocalized CBS112042p_1, whole genome shotgun sequence.
CACAGCATCATGGCCACCATTACTCGACGactccccagcagcagtacTAGCCCTGCTCTCCGTCTTGTCGCTCCTGTCACTCCTATCCGCTTTATCGGCAttgttcttgtccttctccttgtccttgtccccAGTCTTGAGAAACGCAAGACTCTTCCGCGTCATCGTCTTGCTGTTCCGACCTGCCCGGTTAAAGAATCCCGCTGGGGTGaacttgttgttgctgtcttTCTCAACAGAGGGGCTGTCCACAGCAGCAAATGAGTCAGACCCGGTTGCTATGGCGTCCTTCTTCCGGCgcttttcttcctcgtcttctgtTGTAGAATCGCGGGATTTGTCGAGCAGTCTCTCCTTGGCGGCGAGTTTAGCTGCCTCCTTTTCGGCTGCTTTTTCAGCTGCTTTCCGGGCCTTGTCGGCCTTTTCTTGCATCTTTTGCTCCTTTTTGATTTCCTCCTTTGACTTGGCCGGTACGGTTGCTGCCTCGTCGGCTTTGGTCATGACTGCTGATCCCGGTGGTGGGGCGGCGACTAAGGGGTGGCCATAGCCTTCTGGTCCGGCTGGTTGTTTTACTGGCGAGGCCAGTACAGACACTGGGCTTATACTGTCGAGCGGTGCCGACTTTGTCTGCTCCAACGTGGCCAGCGTCTCGTTTTCCTCCAGAGTTGGTAACGGTTGGGTGCTCAGTCTCGTCAGTGGTGGCGGGTGTGTGCCGTTGGTCTGTTCGGCCGTCACTGTGGTTGCTGCGAGATCTGCCGCTTCACTTGCTTCCCGCACTTGATCCAACCCTTCGGCATCCATCTCTTCCCGTACCTTCTCCCACGTGGTCTCTTGGTAAAACAATACATAGGCACATGCCATTCCTGGTTTGTCGCCGAAAAAGTTCTTGACAAAGTGCTTGTCGACCGGTTCAACCATTTCGTCATCAAACAGAAGCCAACCCCGATCCTTGGTTTTGATAACCGACACATAGTGACCGTGATAGGCATTACCGCCGATGTGGATAACAACCGCGTATAACTCATACAGCCGATCCTGGTCTTCGGCGTCGTCTGTAGTGTTGAACATACGGATATGATAAGGGTATACTATCCGGTGGAAAAGCTTCTGTAACCGGCTGTAGTCCTCTGTGTATTTGAATCTTTTCAGATGCAATGCCAGAACCTTTGGTAACTTCTTGACCTTCATCCGCTTCTCAGCCTCTTGCAAGCCACCACAATGGTCACAGTGGAACTTGTTACGTTCACACAGCATTTCCTCAGCGGAGAACTTCTGTAGGCATGACGTTACTGATGAGTGTTCCTCGAGATCAATCGATAGATCTAGGAATGTCTCGTCTCGTTGCGAGGCTGCCTCGCAGGTCAAGCATCTAGTCTCGGATGTCAAAACGCCTTCAAATATGTCGTGCACCCACCCGGCCGCTGGAGTTCTTGAATCGATTGCGTTGCTGTTGTGTACTGATGCGGTGTCTGGTGAGGATAGTGGGCCGTCTTTGCCGCTCCCTTCTGCTTGCTCCACCAGCATGCGCTTCGCGTTTGCCTCGACGTTGGCGATAACATCATTCAGGATTAAGCCATAAAATTCGTGGGCGTCCTGGTGCATAGAGTTTCGGAACATCTCATTGTCCCGCTTGAAAATTTCCAGAAACCGCTGGGGGCTTAAAACACCGGTACGAGACTGGCTCTCGATAAGGGCCGTGAATATATCCTTGAGGCCGGTGAATGTGCATTCCTGCATGCCGTATGTATCCGGGTTCTCCTGCGCAAGCTCCAGCACTGGACCCTTGATCATGGCCTGCTTCTTTTTATACTCGGGCGCATCCGGCCTGTCCTCGGGACGCACAGGTGTGACGCCACCGGGCGCAAGCTGCCCGCCTCCCAACACCTGGCGCTGTTTTGCCTGCGCCGAGAGTGCCTTACCCTTTGGGTCTTTTGGATTAGGCTGTACCGGTTCTCGTATTGTCACGTTAACCTTCTTGGATGCGCCGTTGAGGCCGTTGTTCGGGGGGAGTGAAGGATAGTTGAGGACATTTTCTCGAAAAGGCTCGGAATAGTAGAGTGCCTGTAGTATTGAGTTGCAGTAGCTGTTGAACTGGAGGGTTAGTCGTTGTCTGCAGAATCCCGTCTCCCAACCTGGGCATACCATGTGTTTCCAAACTACAACAAGTCACAGTTGTTAGCTTCACGACATGGATTTTTAACTCGTATGAAGCAGGCCTCACATTTTCCAACCCAAAGAACTTGTCACTTCCATCTGGCCTAATTGCTCCGGCATTCTGGAGAAGCCTTTCCACCGGGGTCAAGTCCAGCGCGGGATCATCCTTTTCTTTGCCCTTTCCCTTTGACGATGTGGTGCTGTCAGACTTGGAGTTTGCCTAGGGCCAGTGTTAGTAACCTAGGTAGAAGACCACCGACATTGAGCATCGGGTTTCACGCAGCAGCGAGCCTAAACAAACACCCGCGCTCGGAACATTTAATCGCAGGTGTACATACAGTGCCGGCACCCTTAAGTTTCTGGAAGAACCCCGCCATTGTGAGCGCCGAAAAATGCTAACCCGGCGGCGCGTCACTTGTCAGGCGGGGAGGGTCGGTCGTTATTCGACCGCCGCAGAGCCGTCGTCGTGAGGACGGGGCTGGTAGTAGGATCAACCGAATGTGTGTTGACGAGTCTGATATATGTAGGAGCTATGGAACGGACTAGAGCAAAGCTCGACGGGAACGCTCGGAAGACGGATAGCGTATGCGCGTAGGGGTTGCGCAATGGCTTTGGAGTCGCAAGATCGGGTCAATGCCGCAGCGCGTTCTTGCTCGTGTGATCCGAATATGTGTATGCGGTATGCGGTATTCGATATGTTCCTCTTTGATCTCTCGCGTCTGGGTAGGTTAAGGGTGGATACGGATACTCGGAAGAAAGATGCGCAGGATCAAGATGCTTGATGCAATCAACAAGGTAAGCTAGCTCTCGGCGCTGCGACCCTTGGACGGTGGCTTATCGATAATGACAATTGGGGCCAAAGAAGGGCTGAACTTTCGAAACATCCGTCGGATGGAGGTCTGGACAGCTAGGGTGTGGACAGAAGCCAGGAGCTACGGCAGAGGGGATGTCGAGAGAAGGAGCAGTGGACGTTGAGGCGCCTTGGGACATGCAGCTCAACCTGGATGGACAGGTTCCTGTATGTACTTTCCACCCTTACACCACAGTGGGATTATTGCCAAGTACCCGACTGCAACCCAGAGGATCCGGTTCGATTCCAGAAGTAGTTGAGTgctcggcgggggtggggcCACAATGGAGCCCCTCCACAAACAGAGGTTCAAAGGTCCGCCGGGACTCCCCTCACTCACACCACTCCACAGCCTACATTTTCCACCTCTCAACGCCGCCGTCATCGTCACGCTTTCACTTTCTGCCCAGGAATTGTTGGgtcatcaaccacccagcTCTAGTAGGTGATGAGAGTGGCACTCCGCGGCAGATGGTGATCAACAACATAGTCGGCAGAATTACAAAGAACGCCATAGCAATGCACCATATGCACCTCGGGTAGTCTGTTGAGTGGTAACCGAGCTCCAGCATCTTCTTGTTTCCGTTGTCTTGTCGAGTTTTCCAAGTCCCGGCAGCTCTGGGGTTCGTCAACGGTTTTTATGTAAAGTCTTGACGTCCGCCAATTCTAGCTGCCAGCTCGAATGGAGCCTGCAAGCAGCTGGACTGCCGTTCTTCCTAGTGGCCGCCCTAGCGGATAAAGTGAGGTTTGCCACGATCCACTAAGGTACTGCCATGCTGAATATCCTCAAAATAGACTTCTCCTTCACACTTCTCACCTCACACACTTACAAGACTGTTTACACTACAACAAGCTTTGTGGCGGCCATCGGTCGTAAGCCGAGTAATCTGTGCAACAGCTAGGCCATCAAAGCTTAGCTACCGGCGCATGACCATAATCAAGCGAACAAGAGACCCTCGACAAGATGCGCCCCTTCCTAGTGTCCTGAACCGACCTGCCGCCCTGCTTCTTTCAGATGTTACATGCCCGACAGTGTGGTTGCAATATAGGTTGGCCACAGGCAAGTCGAAGCGCCAGAAGCTTCCCAGACCGGCTCCAGTGGGACGGAATCGAGTCCCTTGCTTGGTTACTATTCGTCCATAATATTCGGTGGGTTTTAAGGTCATGGATGCCACGCTGGCCATCGCGTACAGAAAACGGGAGTGACGGTCAGTCCCCAGGAGAACGGGAGTGTGGGGTAGAATCTAAGACACTGTGGCCTTCCAGACAGTTCGCTTGTGCCGCATTGAGTTTACccgtccttcttcctcaacggcACGGGAGACGGAATCTATCGCCCGGGGAACTCATTTCTCTTTATTTCCCTTTGCAATGGATTACCTTGACGATATCGGACCAGCTCTCGATTTGCCTGCTCATGGCGAGTCCAGAATATCTTTGACAATCGTTACTTTCTACAATACTCTTCGACTGATGACGATTTGGCCCCCCCGCGCCCCTCTTGAACCCTTGGCCCTTAGATTCGCAATGTAGGCCCGTCTTTGCGGAAGGGTCAACCAACGATTCCTCCCGCGTGGCCGCTTCTTCCTTGGCCCATCCCCTGATCTGTCTGAACCAGTGGGACATGCAGCTCGCATTAGCCCTACACACACTCTTTTTCCTCATACGTCAACCTGTTGATCCTCACTGGTTGGAATCCCGTAGCTGAATTCGGCATATGGAGCCGACATAGGCCTCAGGCCaccgtcctcaccacctccgcccaGGAACACAAAACGGCCCCCCAAAAAAGCTGCCGTATGACGAAACACTCACCCAACCCGCAGAgcttattttctttttatttattgCGCGGGCTCTTACACTACCTTTGATTTTTGAAAAAAGTCCCGGGTAAatacatccatccatcaaacaccccccttctccctttGGTTCCACAACATATAGATCATTTTGCACACGTACACATCCTTTCTTGGTTTGTCTCACAGAAAGACTGATGACCGAGGAAGTCGCCGGGGTGTAGAGCAAAAATAATAAGGGTATGACCACCTGCAGAACAAACGCGAGCGGGCGCACAAATcccgatgatgatgcatgGTTACGTCAAGGGGATGACGGCCTGTCACGTTTGATTGTAGAAGGACACCTCGTGATAGGCTTGTAGGTATCCGGGGGTTTGGTTCGGAAAGAAGGGGGCGTTAGTATTTGGGGAGTTGGTTGAATGTTGCAGAAGAGGGTTGAATTACGAGAAAGGAAGAAGGTCTCTCAGAAAGAGGGCCGGTGACAGCCGTGGCTCGCTTATGACTTCAGGTAGGCCTGATAGCTATCTGAAAAGTGAAAGTAGTTGCCTCACCATGGTCCAGAGCTCAGAATGATACAGCAGTGGCAGGCTGGAGTTGAACTGCCTACCGGGCATTGGGTTCAGACGCATAGCCTAGTCATAGGTAATTCAAGCGCATAGCTGTGTAGACATTCAACCCAGATTCAAGTATGCTTGTTGTGAATCACGCGTCCCACAAGAGACCACCACTTATCGTGACACTGAACCAATCCGTTAACAACAGCTTACAAGGAAACACAAATTCAAAATAAATATCTATCCCCTTCAATACCTCAGATATCCAATTCGCATTCAACATTACTACAAAGTGTTACACGAAAAATCCTTGCTATACCACAATCCCCGACCCCTCCGTCCCGGTCCTCtgctcctccgtctccgtctcatccccctcatcgtCACTCATAACCCTGCTCTGCGCCTCCTGGTACTCATCCTgcgtctcctccgcctccgtctGCCGatcctgttcctcctccttctgctgcTCCTCACCGACGACATAAGCAGGCgcgcccagctcctcctcctgaccaccaacccagaCCTTGTTGAGCTCCgtctcaatctcctcccgTCTTTTCTTCCACTTTTCTACCTgagccaacctctccctcagaTCGTGAAGCTCCTTCTCGACAGCCATCTTCTCGCTTTCGGTGCCGATGCGCTGGACCTCCCACTCGTCTCCGCGctcgccgaggc
It contains:
- a CDS encoding uncharacterized protein (EggNog:ENOG503NXMR; COG:O; MEROPS:MER0014642), translating into MAGFFQKLKGAGTANSKSDSTTSSKGKGKEKDDPALDLTPVERLLQNAGAIRPDGSDKFFGLENFGNTCYCNSILQALYYSEPFRENVLNYPSLPPNNGLNGASKKVNVTIREPVQPNPKDPKGKALSAQAKQRQVLGGGQLAPGGVTPVRPEDRPDAPEYKKKQAMIKGPVLELAQENPDTYGMQECTFTGLKDIFTALIESQSRTGVLSPQRFLEIFKRDNEMFRNSMHQDAHEFYGLILNDVIANVEANAKRMLVEQAEGSGKDGPLSSPDTASVHNSNAIDSRTPAAGWVHDIFEGVLTSETRCLTCEAASQRDETFLDLSIDLEEHSSVTSCLQKFSAEEMLCERNKFHCDHCGGLQEAEKRMKVKKLPKVLALHLKRFKYTEDYSRLQKLFHRIVYPYHIRMFNTTDDAEDQDRLYELYAVVIHIGGNAYHGHYVSVIKTKDRGWLLFDDEMVEPVDKHFVKNFFGDKPGMACAYVLFYQETTWEKVREEMDAEGLDQVREASEAADLAATTVTAEQTNGTHPPPLTRLSTQPLPTLEENETLATLEQTKSAPLDSISPVSVLASPVKQPAGPEGYGHPLVAAPPPGSAVMTKADEAATVPAKSKEEIKKEQKMQEKADKARKAAEKAAEKEAAKLAAKERLLDKSRDSTTEDEEEKRRKKDAIATGSDSFAAVDSPSVEKDSNNKFTPAGFFNRAGRNSKTMTRKSLAFLKTGDKDKEKDKNNADKADRSDRSDKTESRASTAAGESSSNGGHDAVLPPVPALLYLNGVRSNGTAGQNGHSSSSSPGVGPSRSDTAPPELFGGSPTKDRDGHKPALMERFTFGLGKKKSGKFLGLS